In Streptomyces sp. NBC_00483, a single window of DNA contains:
- a CDS encoding TetR/AcrR family transcriptional regulator, whose amino-acid sequence MAARRRWSTEEILDTAAELLRTSDAESFSVRKLAGALGTDSSSLYRHFRNKTELLRAVADRILAAAMEGYRPEGDWKQRITATALRLRESFGEHPQLAAVWGRYASGGAGSRLVMEEVLQALRTSGLPDEEIPARYHRIVILVASLIASEAGIGSLTPGEYEQGMEQFRVAVLGADPERFPALAHFAREIRPLGADRGAAFDEILAAHLARIEAAIP is encoded by the coding sequence GGCGGCGGAGCTGCTGCGCACGAGCGACGCCGAGTCGTTCAGTGTGCGCAAGCTCGCCGGCGCTCTCGGGACGGACTCCTCCAGCCTGTACCGGCACTTCCGCAACAAGACGGAGCTGCTGCGCGCGGTCGCCGACCGCATCCTTGCGGCCGCGATGGAGGGCTACCGCCCCGAGGGTGACTGGAAGCAGCGCATCACCGCGACGGCCCTGCGTCTGCGGGAGTCCTTCGGCGAGCACCCTCAACTCGCCGCGGTCTGGGGGCGCTACGCGTCCGGAGGTGCCGGCTCCCGGCTGGTCATGGAAGAGGTACTACAGGCCTTGCGGACCTCGGGCCTGCCCGATGAGGAGATTCCGGCCCGCTACCACCGGATCGTGATCCTCGTCGCCTCGCTGATCGCCTCCGAGGCGGGCATCGGCAGCCTCACCCCCGGCGAGTACGAGCAGGGCATGGAGCAGTTCCGGGTCGCGGTGCTGGGTGCCGACCCCGAGCGCTTCCCCGCCCTGGCCCACTTCGCCCGCGAGATCCGCCCCCTCGGGGCCGACCGCGGTGCGGCGTTCGACGAGATCCTCGCCGCCCACCTCGCCCGGATCGAGGCCGCGATTCCCTGA
- a CDS encoding nitroreductase family deazaflavin-dependent oxidoreductase: MTDPGTDVVISPTGWVAEQARTYEESGGTKGTSIHGAPCLLLDYEGRKSGQWRRTVLIYGTDGDDQLIVASYGGSDQHPQWYLNLEANPEVRLRVGTERFTARAETLSPQDKARVWDSLVELFPDYAVYQKKTSRDIPVVRLRRTEG, translated from the coding sequence ATGACCGACCCCGGCACCGACGTCGTCATCAGCCCCACCGGCTGGGTCGCCGAACAGGCCCGCACCTACGAGGAGTCCGGCGGCACCAAGGGCACCAGCATCCACGGCGCCCCGTGCCTGCTCCTCGACTACGAGGGCCGCAAGAGCGGCCAGTGGCGGCGCACCGTCCTGATCTACGGCACGGACGGTGACGACCAGCTGATCGTGGCGTCGTACGGCGGCTCGGACCAGCACCCGCAGTGGTACCTGAACCTTGAGGCCAACCCCGAGGTCCGGCTGCGTGTGGGAACCGAGCGGTTCACGGCGCGCGCCGAGACCCTGTCGCCGCAGGACAAGGCGCGGGTGTGGGACTCCCTGGTGGAGCTGTTCCCGGACTACGCGGTCTACCAGAAGAAGACGAGCCGCGACATTCCCGTCGTACGGCTGCGCCGCACCGAAGGCTGA
- a CDS encoding aspartate/glutamate racemase family protein: MNLTLVHTSPVHVPVFDALRDADHPGLELRHVVREELLVRAGAEGPEAVTDEVRELLVAAVADGADAVLCTCSTLGAVAEGLAADAGVPVLRVDRPMAARAVAEGERIAVVATVRSTFGPTVDLVEEEARRAGRAVDVRTVFVEGAWELFLAGDRDGYLALVATAIDGIAEADVIVLAQASLTDAAERAHTALPVLSSPRPGLGAAASECASANNA; the protein is encoded by the coding sequence ATGAACCTGACGCTCGTGCACACCTCGCCCGTCCACGTGCCGGTCTTCGACGCCCTGCGCGACGCCGACCACCCGGGCCTGGAGCTGCGTCACGTCGTACGCGAGGAACTGCTCGTGCGGGCCGGCGCTGAGGGGCCCGAGGCCGTCACCGACGAGGTCCGGGAGCTGCTCGTCGCGGCCGTCGCCGACGGGGCGGACGCCGTGCTGTGCACGTGTTCCACGCTCGGCGCCGTCGCGGAGGGCCTCGCCGCGGACGCCGGTGTGCCCGTGCTGCGCGTGGACCGGCCGATGGCCGCGCGGGCCGTCGCCGAGGGGGAGCGGATCGCCGTGGTCGCCACGGTGCGCAGCACCTTCGGGCCGACGGTCGACCTGGTCGAGGAGGAGGCCCGGCGGGCCGGGCGCGCGGTGGACGTGCGCACCGTGTTCGTCGAGGGTGCCTGGGAGCTGTTCCTCGCCGGGGACAGGGACGGGTATCTCGCGCTCGTCGCCACCGCCATCGACGGCATCGCCGAGGCCGACGTGATCGTCCTGGCCCAGGCCTCCCTGACCGACGCCGCCGAGCGCGCCCACACCGCCCTGCCCGTGCTCTCCAGCCCGCGCCCCGGACTCGGCGCCGCCGCGTCGGAATGCGCGAGCGCCAATAACGCTTAG
- a CDS encoding GNAT family N-acetyltransferase — MSDIEIRDDREHGLLQARSGGEVVGRIQYFVLDEPERALVAVHTVVEPEHEGKGIAGSLARELYGIAAAESVAVAPLCPFVVRWAERHPGEAPEASAGLLLAAKAALEADPDKW, encoded by the coding sequence ATGAGTGACATCGAGATCCGCGACGACCGCGAGCACGGGCTGCTGCAGGCCCGCTCCGGCGGCGAAGTCGTCGGCCGCATCCAGTACTTCGTCCTGGACGAGCCCGAGCGGGCCCTCGTTGCGGTGCACACCGTCGTGGAGCCGGAACACGAGGGCAAGGGGATCGCGGGCTCGCTCGCCCGCGAGCTGTACGGCATCGCCGCCGCCGAGTCGGTGGCCGTGGCGCCGCTGTGCCCGTTCGTCGTCCGGTGGGCCGAGCGGCACCCCGGCGAGGCGCCCGAGGCCTCCGCCGGCCTGCTGCTCGCCGCGAAGGCCGCCCTCGAGGCCGACCCCGACAAGTGGTGA
- a CDS encoding thioesterase II family protein, producing MTAAAGPAARWLRPLRTSPTADVRLVCFPHAGGAASVYRRWLPHLPDAYELWAVQYPGREDRVGEPHPSGLGELSRQIAFALQWAADKPYALFGHSMGAVVAYETCRHLALLGLPQPRRLIVSGSPPPAEAAAACRAEADTPPQWLDTPDLTTTETATLATRTLTADLALLTDYRPTTGPPLSVPLTSVRGTDDHDLSQDTDRAWHTVTDNTAEARLLDGGHFGCFTHPRTAVRDIAYAVT from the coding sequence ATGACCGCCGCGGCCGGGCCCGCGGCCCGCTGGCTGCGCCCGCTGCGGACCTCTCCCACCGCCGACGTCCGCCTCGTCTGCTTCCCGCACGCCGGGGGAGCGGCGAGCGTCTACCGGCGCTGGCTGCCCCATCTGCCCGACGCGTACGAGCTGTGGGCCGTGCAGTACCCGGGCCGTGAGGACCGCGTCGGCGAACCGCACCCGTCGGGCCTCGGCGAACTCTCCCGGCAGATCGCCTTCGCCCTGCAATGGGCGGCCGACAAGCCGTACGCGTTGTTCGGCCACAGCATGGGAGCCGTCGTCGCCTACGAGACCTGCCGCCACCTCGCACTGCTCGGCCTTCCGCAGCCGCGCCGCCTGATCGTCTCCGGGAGCCCGCCCCCTGCCGAGGCCGCGGCCGCCTGCCGCGCGGAGGCCGACACGCCTCCCCAGTGGCTGGACACCCCCGACCTGACCACGACCGAGACGGCCACACTGGCCACCCGGACCCTGACCGCCGACCTCGCGCTCCTCACGGACTACCGCCCCACGACAGGCCCGCCACTGAGCGTGCCGCTGACCTCGGTGCGCGGGACGGACGACCACGACCTCTCGCAGGACACCGACCGCGCCTGGCACACCGTCACCGACAACACGGCGGAGGCCCGCCTGTTGGACGGCGGCCACTTCGGCTGCTTCACCCACCCGCGGACGGCGGTGCGCGACATCGCGTACGCGGTGACCTGA
- a CDS encoding non-ribosomal peptide synthetase, with protein sequence MTQAPHTSYASHLAPYPLTDVQRAYLLGRQDGTPLGGTGCHMTFEFDHDRAPDQTRLQDAYHRLQQRHVSLRTAFNGLDQGAPLASPTGRLVVDDLRGADPATVAGELDRIRERMAHRRLDVAAGRVMDLGLTLLPGGGSRLHADIDLLAADPVAIRVLFEDLVALYDGELPDVSHDFADHRRRSSDDNGERDERRIGEGGDGTSAPRTAPRLPYATEPEELAGVPRFTRRQVPVPGAVWRRIQDRARACGISARAVPFAAFCATLHRWQADPAAGFVLNMPTFDRPGGNPQLERTVGDFSRLTAARVPGGAPSDLRALAHGSEGVLRAQAPTVDDFQQAARGHGQRTGMLGVVYTELEQSWVSRRFTRRFGSLTWMLSHTPQVWLDCLAHPVSDDPADGYVLAWDAVEEVFLPGTLDAMTEYCDDVLRAFADRDWSSPVPQRLPARQRQTRARVNDTTGPESGLLLHERFFELAATDATPPALHHENTTLTRGALAERALRLAARLRDLGVRGGEPVGICLTSGEAQVTAALGVLAAGGCYVPIGPEQPEQRRGQVLGVSGARVVIRDPEHAATPSGRRPDDGPLRLSWQAALDPAQPLLPAPVLGDREAPAYIIFTSGSTGTPKGVEVSHRSAVNSLEDLNGRWDVGPADCCLSVSALDFDLSVYEIFGPLMAGGRVVMPGPEERRDPEAWLRLIETHAVTVWDSVPVLLDMLITAGELRGATDSLRLVFTGGDWIGTDLPGRLRRLLPSCHFVACGGATEGAVYSNFHEVTETDPDWPSVPYGTPLRNQHYRAVDAYGRDCPDWVPGELWIGGTGVALGYRADPDRTAERFVERDGMRWYLTGDLGRYRPDGVLEFLGRADHQIKLNGYRIELGEIEGVLGRHPAVGRAVAVLAGTGAGRRIVAYLVPQGDGVDLDDVRDHARRWLPSYTQPADYLLLPELPLNGNGKVDRKQLISWAAPPREPTPQEPPRPGTEQALAQEWARVLGPAPASRHDNFYDLGADSLLTMRLALAVNDRFGTEIPLRELQASATLADMARAVDTAQTTTSAGRS encoded by the coding sequence ATGACGCAGGCCCCCCACACCTCCTACGCCTCCCACCTCGCCCCCTATCCGCTCACCGACGTCCAGCGGGCGTATCTGCTGGGCCGCCAGGACGGCACGCCGCTCGGCGGGACCGGCTGCCACATGACCTTCGAGTTCGACCACGACCGGGCGCCGGACCAGACCCGGCTCCAGGACGCCTACCACCGGCTCCAGCAACGGCACGTGTCCCTGCGCACCGCGTTCAACGGCCTCGACCAAGGGGCCCCGCTGGCGTCGCCGACCGGCCGGCTCGTCGTCGACGACCTGCGCGGCGCCGACCCCGCCACCGTCGCGGGCGAACTGGACCGCATCCGCGAGCGGATGGCGCACCGCCGCCTGGATGTCGCCGCCGGACGCGTGATGGACCTCGGCCTCACCCTCCTGCCCGGCGGCGGATCCCGGCTGCACGCCGACATCGACCTGCTGGCGGCCGACCCGGTGGCCATCCGCGTACTCTTCGAGGACCTGGTGGCGCTGTATGACGGTGAACTCCCGGACGTGTCCCACGACTTCGCGGACCACCGGCGCCGTAGCTCCGACGACAACGGGGAGCGGGACGAGCGCCGGATCGGCGAGGGTGGCGACGGCACCTCCGCGCCGCGCACCGCGCCCCGGCTGCCGTACGCCACCGAACCCGAGGAACTGGCGGGCGTCCCCCGGTTCACCCGGCGCCAGGTGCCCGTGCCGGGCGCGGTGTGGCGGCGTATCCAGGACCGGGCGCGGGCCTGCGGCATCTCCGCGCGGGCCGTCCCGTTCGCCGCGTTCTGCGCGACCCTGCACCGCTGGCAGGCGGACCCGGCAGCGGGATTCGTCCTCAACATGCCCACCTTCGACCGGCCCGGTGGCAATCCCCAACTAGAGCGGACCGTCGGCGACTTCAGCCGATTGACGGCTGCCCGGGTGCCCGGTGGAGCGCCGTCCGATCTCCGCGCACTCGCCCACGGCTCCGAGGGGGTGCTGCGCGCACAAGCGCCCACCGTGGACGACTTCCAGCAGGCGGCGCGCGGTCATGGGCAGCGCACGGGCATGCTCGGCGTCGTCTACACGGAACTCGAACAGAGTTGGGTCTCCCGCCGGTTCACGCGCCGGTTCGGCTCGCTGACCTGGATGCTCTCGCACACTCCGCAGGTCTGGCTCGACTGTCTGGCCCACCCCGTCTCCGACGATCCGGCGGACGGCTACGTGCTGGCCTGGGACGCCGTGGAGGAGGTGTTCCTGCCCGGAACGCTCGACGCGATGACCGAGTACTGCGACGACGTGCTGCGGGCGTTCGCCGACCGTGACTGGAGCTCGCCGGTCCCGCAGCGGCTTCCGGCGCGCCAGCGGCAGACCCGCGCCCGGGTCAACGACACCACCGGGCCCGAGAGCGGGCTGCTGCTGCACGAGCGCTTCTTCGAACTGGCCGCCACCGACGCCACCCCTCCCGCCCTGCACCACGAGAACACGACCCTCACCCGGGGCGCGCTCGCCGAGCGTGCCCTGCGTCTCGCGGCCCGCCTGCGCGACCTCGGGGTGCGCGGCGGCGAACCCGTCGGGATCTGTCTGACCTCAGGAGAGGCCCAAGTCACTGCCGCCCTGGGTGTATTGGCGGCCGGTGGTTGCTACGTCCCCATCGGCCCCGAACAGCCCGAGCAGCGCAGGGGCCAGGTGCTCGGGGTGTCCGGGGCGCGCGTGGTGATACGTGATCCCGAGCACGCCGCGACGCCCAGTGGGCGGCGACCCGACGACGGGCCGCTGCGTCTGTCGTGGCAGGCCGCCCTCGATCCTGCCCAACCACTGCTGCCCGCACCGGTGTTGGGTGACCGTGAGGCGCCCGCATACATCATCTTCACCTCCGGCTCCACCGGCACCCCCAAGGGTGTCGAGGTCAGTCACCGTTCCGCCGTGAACTCCCTGGAGGACCTCAACGGGCGCTGGGACGTCGGCCCCGCGGACTGCTGTCTGTCCGTCTCCGCGCTCGACTTCGACCTGTCCGTCTACGAGATCTTCGGTCCGCTGATGGCGGGCGGCCGCGTCGTCATGCCCGGTCCCGAGGAACGACGCGACCCCGAGGCATGGCTCCGCCTCATCGAGACGCACGCCGTCACCGTCTGGGACTCCGTCCCCGTACTGCTCGACATGCTGATCACCGCGGGCGAGCTGCGCGGCGCGACCGACAGCCTGCGCCTGGTGTTCACCGGCGGCGACTGGATCGGCACCGACCTGCCGGGACGCCTGCGCCGCCTGCTGCCCTCCTGCCACTTCGTGGCCTGCGGCGGGGCGACGGAAGGCGCCGTCTACTCCAACTTCCACGAAGTCACCGAGACCGACCCCGACTGGCCGTCCGTGCCCTACGGCACCCCACTGCGCAACCAGCACTACCGGGCCGTGGACGCCTACGGACGCGACTGCCCGGACTGGGTGCCCGGCGAACTGTGGATCGGCGGCACCGGCGTGGCCCTCGGCTACCGCGCCGACCCGGACCGCACCGCCGAACGCTTCGTCGAGCGCGACGGCATGCGCTGGTACCTGACGGGAGACCTCGGCCGCTACCGGCCCGACGGCGTCCTGGAGTTCCTCGGCCGCGCCGACCACCAGATCAAACTCAACGGATACCGCATCGAACTCGGCGAGATCGAAGGGGTGTTGGGCAGGCACCCGGCCGTCGGCAGGGCCGTCGCCGTCCTGGCCGGCACCGGAGCGGGCCGCCGCATCGTGGCCTACCTCGTGCCCCAGGGCGACGGCGTGGACCTCGACGACGTACGCGACCACGCCCGGCGCTGGCTACCCTCCTACACCCAGCCCGCCGACTACCTGCTGCTGCCCGAACTCCCCCTGAACGGCAACGGAAAGGTCGACCGCAAACAGCTCATCTCCTGGGCGGCGCCGCCACGCGAACCCACGCCACAGGAACCACCACGGCCCGGCACGGAGCAGGCCCTCGCACAGGAATGGGCCCGCGTACTCGGCCCGGCCCCCGCCTCCCGCCACGACAACTTCTACGACCTCGGCGCCGACAGCCTGCTCACCATGCGCCTCGCACTCGCCGTCAACGACCGCTTCGGCACCGAGATCCCGCTGCGCGAACTCCAGGCCTCGGCCACCCTGGCCGACATGGCACGCGCCGTCGACACCGCGCAGACCACCACCTCGGCGGGCCGGTCATGA